From the Brassica napus cultivar Da-Ae chromosome A8, Da-Ae, whole genome shotgun sequence genome, one window contains:
- the LOC106361297 gene encoding CSC1-like protein At4g35870: protein MHRSFSPAATPPPLSSSSSSSPPPSSGDLPEIPDAWYGNIQYLLNISMIGLLCCVSIFLFLKLRSDHRRMPGPSALLSKLLAVWSATCREIARHCGADAAQFLLIEGGSFVLLFSIALLALSVMLPLNLYAGTAVLSDELSKTMITHIKKGSALLWLHFVFVVVVVVISHFGISAIEARLKFTRFRDGNGNVSDPNADSTAVFTVMVQGLPKNLGSDRVEFEECFRQKYPGKVYKIIVPMDLCALDDLATELVRVRDEITWLVAKMDSRLLPDEFENSGDEGVLSYVFALWAKVKVLWSGVTERFGFTDDEKLRKLQELRADLESQLAFYKEGRAQGAGVAFVVFKDVYTANKAVQDFRNERSRRTGKFFSVTELRLQRNQWKVERAPLATDIYWNHLGLTKIALIVRRVIVNTILLLILVFFSSPLALISALVSAGRIFNAEALDSAQSWLTWVQTSGWIGSLIFQFMPNVFIFVSMYIIIPSALSYLSKFERHLTVSGEQRAALLKMVCFFLVNLIVLKALVESSLESAFLKMSRCYLDGEDCKRIEEYVSPSFLSRSCVSALAFLITSTFLGISFDLLAPIPWIKKKIQKFRKNDMLQLVPEQNEEYPLENQSNLETPLLPENMFESPRFGDVEPMSQDLAEYPISRTSPIPKQKFDFAQYYAFNLTIFALTMIYSSFAPLVVPVGAVYFGYRYIVDKYNFLYVYRVRGFPAGNEGKLMDTVLCIMRFCIDLYIVSMLFFFSVKGDSTKLQAIFTLGLLVMYKLLPSDTERYHPALLRNIQTVDSIVDGPVDYEAYSQPNFDWDTYNR from the coding sequence ATGCATCGCAGTTTTTCGCCAGCCGCGACGCCGCCGCcgctctcttcctcctcctcctcctctcctccCCCATCCTCCGGCGACTTACCCGAGATCCCCGATGCCTGGTACGGAAACATCCAGTACCTCCTCAACATCTCCATGATCGGCCTCCTATGCTGCGTCtccatcttcctcttcctcaagCTCCGCAGCGACCACCGCCGCATGCCCGGTCCCTCCGCTCTCCTCTCCAAGCTCCTCGCCGTCTGGTCCGCCACGTGCCGCGAGATCGCTCGCCACTGCGGCGCCGACGCCGCTCAGTTCCTCTTGATCGAAGGCGGGAGCTTCGTGCTTCTCTTCTCCATCGCCCTTTTGGCTCTCTCCGTTATGTTGCCTTTGAATCTCTACGCGGGGACTGCTGTGTTGAGCGACGAGCTTTCGAAGACGATGATCACGCATATCAAGAAAGGCTCGGCCTTGCTCTGGCTGCACTTTGTTTTTGTGGTTGTTGTTGTGGTGATTTCGCATTTTGGGATCTCGGCGATTGAAGCTAGGTTGAAGTTTACTAGGTTTAGAGATGGGAATGGGAATGTGAGTGACCCCAATGCGGATTCTACTGCTGTGTTTACTGTAATGGTGCAGGGCTTGCCTAAGAATCTAGGGTCTGATAGAGTTGAGTTTGAGGAGTGTTTTCGGCAGAAGTATCCTGGGAAGGTTTATAAGATTATTGTTCCTATGGATCTGTGTGCGTTGGATGATCTGGCAACGGAGTTGGTTCGTGTTAGGGATGAGATCACTTGGTTGGTTGCGAAGATGGACTCTAGGTTGTTGCCGGATGAGTTTGAGAATAGTGGAGATGAAGGAGTATTGTCTTATGTGTTTGCTTTGTGGGCTAAGGTGAAGGTTTTGTGGTCTGGGGTTACAGAGAGGTTTGGTTTTAcagatgatgagaagctgagGAAGCTGCAAGAGCTGAGAGCTGATTTGGAATCTCAGTTAGCGTTTTATAAAGAAGGGCGTGCACAAGGCGCTGGTGTTGCGTTTGTGGTGTTTAAAGATGTTTACACAGCTAACAAGGCTGTTCAGGATTTCAGAAACGAGAGGTCAAGGCGGACTGGGAAGTTCTTCTCTGTCACAGAGCTAAGACTACAGAGAAACCAGTGGAAAGTTGAGAGAGCTCCCTTGGCGACTGATATTTACTGGAATCATCTGGGGTTGACTAAGATCGCTCTTATCGTGAGAAGAGTGATTGTTAACACTATTCTTCTGTTGATTCTTGTGTTTTTCAGCTCTCCATTGGCGTTGATTAGTGCATTGGTGAGTGCCGGGAGAATCTTTAATGCTGAAGCGTTGGATAGTGCTCAGTCTTGGCTCACTTGGGTGCAAACTTCTGGCTGGATCGGTTCTCTGATTTTTCAGTTCATGCCCAACGTGTTCATATTCGTTAGCATGTACATTATCATCCCTTCTGCTCTCTCCTACCTTTCCAAGTTCGAGCGGCACCTAACTGTCTCAGGGGAACAAAGAGCAGCTCTCTTGAAGATGGTTTGCTTCTTCCTCGTGAACCTCATCGTGCTAAAGGCTCTCGTCGAGTCGTCGCTTGAAAGCGCGTTCTTGAAAATGAGCCGCTGCTACTTAGACGGCGAGGATTGCAAGAGGATTGAAGAATACGTGAGCCCTTCCTTCTTATCAAGGTCATGCGTTTCCGCTCTAGCGTTCCTCATCACAAGCACGTTCTTGGGAATCTCCTTTGATCTACTCGCTCCAATCCCTTGGATCAAGAAAAAAATCCAGAAGTTCAGGAAGAACGATATGCTTCAGCTAGTCCCCGAGCAAAACGAAGAGTACCCTTTGGAAAATCAAAGCAACCTTGAGACGCCGCTTCTCCCTGAAAACATGTTCGAGTCTCCAAGATTCGGCGACGTTGAACCTATGAGCCAAGACCTTGCTGAGTACCCAATCAGCCGAACCTCACCAATCCCAAAGCAAAAGTTCGACTTTGCACAATACTATGCCTTCAACCTCACCATCTTTGCCTTGACAATGATATACTCTTCATTCGCTCCACTCGTGGTCCCTGTAGGCGCGGTTTACTTTGGTTACAGATACATTGTCGACAAATACAACTTCCTATACGTGTACAGAGTCCGCGGCTTCCCTGCAGGGAACGAAGGGAAGCTGATGGACACGGTTTTGTGCATCATGCGGTTCTGCATCGACCTGTACATCGTCTCCATGCTGTTTTTCTTCTCTGTCAAAGGAGATTCCACGAAGCTTCAAGCGATTTTCACGCTTGGGTTGCTTGTGATGTACAAGCTTTTGCCTTCGGATACAGAACGGTATCACCCGGCTCTTCTCAGGAATATTCAGACCGTCGATAGCATCGTCGACGGGCCAGTTGATTACGAAGCTTATTCTCAACCCAACTTTGATTGGGACACTTACAACAGATGA
- the LOC106361298 gene encoding probable prolyl 4-hydroxylase 8, with amino-acid sequence MAKKPYHLRHQPRKSSSTTTQAFTVIILLLFFIMILLGLGILSLPNTSRNSSRPVDLTTIIRDSEERESYGNEDGNGDRWVEVISWEPRAFLYHNFMTNEECEHLISLAKPSMKKSKVVDVKTGGSKDSRVRTSSGTFLKRGQDEIVEEIENRISDFTFIPVENGEGLQVLHYEVGQKYEPHHDYFSDEYNVKRGGNRIATVLMYLSDVEEGGETVFPAAKGNISDVPWWNELSQCGREGLSVLPKKRDALLFWSARPDASLDPSSLHGGCPVIKGNKWSSTKWFHFNEYTA; translated from the exons ATGGCCAAGAAACCGTATCACCTCCGTCATCAGCCGCGTAAATCTTCATCGACGACTACGCAGGCTTTCACAGTTATCATTCTTCTACTCTTCttcatcatgattcttcttGGTCTCGGTATCCTTTCACTACCTAACACCAGCAGGAACTCTTCAAGGCCGGTTGATTTGACCACAATTATACGGGATAGCGAGGAGAG GGAGAGCTATGGAAATGAAGATGGTAATGGTGACCGTTGGGTCGAAGTTATCTCGTGGGAGCCTAGAGCTTTCCTTTATCATAATTTCATG ACAAATGAAGAATGTGAGCACTTGATTAGCCTCGCGAAACCTAGCATGAAAAAGTCAAAGGTGGTTGATGTGAAAACTGGAGGAAGCAAAGACAGCAG AGTAAGAACAAGCTCAGGAACTTTTCTTAAAAGAGGACAAGACGAAATAGTGGAAGAGATTGAGAACAGAATCTCAGATTTCACCTTCATTCCTGTAG AAAATGGAGAAGGGCTACAAGTTCTACATTACGAAGTTGGGCAGAAATATGAGCCTCATCATGATTATTTCTCAGACGAGTACAATGTCAAAAGAGGAGGGAACCGAATAGCTACTGTACTCATGTATCT CTCGGATGTTGAAGAAGGCGGTGAGACGGTTTTCCCTGCAGCCAAAGGAAACATAAGTGATGTCCCGTGGTGGAACGAGCTCTCACAATGTGGTAGAGAAGGACTCTCTGTTTTACCAAAGAAAAGAGATGCTTTACTCTTCTGGAGCGCGAGGCCTGATGCGTCGCTAGACCCTTCAAGCTTGCATG GTGGTTGTCCCGTGATCAAAGGAAACAAGTGGTCATCAACTAAATGGTTTCACTTTAACGAGTACACGGCTTGA
- the LOC106361295 gene encoding aconitate hydratase 1, translating to MASENPFRSILKTLEKPDGGEFGNYYSLPALNDPRIDKLPYSIRILLESAIRNCDEFQVKSKDVEKILDWENTSPKQVEIPFKPARVLLQDFTGVPAVVDLACMRDAMNNLGGDSNKINPLVPVDLVIDHSVQVDVARSENAVQANMELEFQRNNERFAFLKWGSNAFDNMLVVPPGSGIVHQVNLEYLARVVFNTNGLLYPDSVVGTDSHTTMIDGLGVAGWGVGGIEAEATMLGQPMSMVLPGVVGFKLTGKLRDGMTATDLVLTVTQMLRKHGVVGKFVEFYGEGMRELSLADRATIANMSPEYGATMGFFPVDHVTLQYLKLTGRSDETVSMIEAYLRANKMFVDYSEPESKTVYSANLELNLEDVEPCISGPKRPHDRVPLKEMKADWHSCLDNRVGFKGFAVPKEAQSKAVEFNFNGTPAQLRHGDVVIAAITSCTNTSNPSVMLGAALVAKKACELGLEVKPWIKTSLAPGSGVVTKYLAKSGLQKYLNQLGFSIVGYGCTTCIGNSGDIHEAVASAIVDNDLVASAVLSGNRNFEGRVHPLTRANYLASPPLVVAYALAGTVDIDFETEPIGTGKDGKQIFFRDIWPSNKEVAEVVQASVLPDMFKATYEAITKGNSMWNELSVASGTLYEWDPKSTYIHEPPYFKGMTMSPPGPHGVKDAYCLLNFGDSITTDHISPAGSIHKDSPAAKYLMERGVDRRDFNSYGSRRGNDEIMARGTFANIRIVNKHLKGEVGPKTVHIPSGEKLSVFDAAMKYKNEGRDTIILAGAEYGSGSSRDWAAKGPMLLGVKAVISKSFERIHRSNLVGMGIIPLCFKTGEDAETLGLTGEELYTIELPSNVSEIKPGQDVTVVTNNGKSFTCTLRFDTEVELAYFNHGGILQYVIRNLIKQ from the exons ATGG CTTCCGAGAATCCTTTCCGCAGCATACTGAAGACGCTAGAGAAGCCCGACGGTGGCGAATTCGGAAACTACTACAGCTTGCCAGCTCTGAACGATCCGAGGATCG ATAAGCTCCCTTATTCGATTAGGATACTTCTCGAATCAGCGATACGTAACTGTGATGAGTTTCAAGTTAAGAGCAAAGATGTTGAGAAGATTCTTGATTGGGAGAATACTTCTCCCAAACAAGTTGAGATTCCGTTTAAACCTGCTCGTGTGCTTCTTCAG GACTTTACTGGTGTCCCTGCAGTTGTTGATCTTGCTTGCATGAGAGATGCTATGAATAATCTCGGTGGGGATTCTAATAAGATCAATCCCCTG GTCCCTGTAGATCTTGTCATTGACCACTCGGTTCAAGTGGACGTGGCGAGATCAGAGAACGCAGTGCAGGCCAACATGGAGCTTGAGTTCCAGCGTAACAACGAAAGATTTGCTTTTCTTAAGTGGGGTTCCAATGCCTTTGACAACATGCTTGTCGTTCCTCCTGGATCTGGAATTGTTCATCAA GTCAACCTAGAGTACCTCGCCAGAGTTGTTTTCAACACAAATGGACTTCTTTACCCAGACAGTGTTGTTGGAACAGACTCTCACACCACTATGATTGATGGACTCGGTGTTGCTGGGTGGGGAGTTGGTGGTATAGAAGCGGAAGCTACCATGCTTGGTCAG CCAATGAGCATGGTCCTGCCTGGTGTTGTGGGTTTCAAGTTAACGGGTAAACTAAGAGATGGAATGACGGCTACTGATTTGGTCTTAACAGTGACTCAGATGCTGAGGAAACATGGAGTAGTTGGAAAGTTTGTTGAATTCTATG GGGAAGGGATGAGAGAATTGTCTTTAGCTGATCGTGCTACAATTGCTAATATGTCTCCCGAGTACGGTGCAACCATGGGATTCTTCCCCGTCGATCATGTGACTTTGCAGTATCTCAAGTTGACAGGCAGGAGCGATGAAACT GTATCTATGATAGAGGCGTATTTACGAGCAAACAAGATGTTTGTAGACTACAGTGAG ccgGAGAGTAAGACCGTATACTCCGCAAATCTGGAATTGAATCTCGAGGATGTGGAACCTTGTATTTCTGGTCCCAAGAG GCCACATGATCGCGTTCCTTTGAAAGAAATGAAAGCGGACTGGCATTCTTGCTTGGATAATAGAGTAGGATTCAAG GGGTTTGCTGTACCAAAAGAAGCGCAGAGCAAGGCTGTAGAGTTCAACTTTAACGGAACCCCAGCACAGCTTAGACATGGAGATGTTGTTATAGCAGCAATCACCAGTTGCACAAATACCTCAAACCCTAGTGTTATGCTTGGCGCTGCCTTGGTTGCAAAAAAGGCTTGCGAACTAGGACTGGAG GTTAAGCCATGGATTAAAACTAGTCTTGCTCCTGGCTCTGGAGTTGTAACAAAGTACTTGGCAAAGAG TGGCTTGCAGAAATACTTGAATCAGCTTGGATTCAGTATAGTTGGTTATGGGTGCACCACATGCATCGGAAACTCGGGGGATATCCATGAAGCTGTGGCTTCAGCAATAGTTGATAATG ACTTGGTGGCATCCGCTGTGTTGTCCGGGAACAGAAACTTTGAGGGACGTGTTCATCCATTAACAAGAGCGAACTATCTAGCTTCCCCTCCGCTTGTTGTAGCCTATGCACTGGCTGGCACT GTTGACATTGATTTTGAGACGGAGCCCATTGGAACTGGGAAAGACGGCAAGCAGATATTTTTCAGGGACATATGGCCCTCTAACAAAGAAGTTGCCGAG GTTGTGCAAGCCAGTGTCCTTCCTGACATGTTCAAAGCTACAtatgaagcaatcaccaaaggGAACTCCATGTGGAATGAGCTATCTGTCGCGTCAGGCACACTCTACGAATGGGATCCGAAATCAACTTACATTCACGAGCCACCTTATTTCAAGGGCATGACCATGTCTCCACCAGGTCCTCATGGTGTGAAAGACGCGTACTGTTTGCTCAATTTCGGAGACAGTATCACCACTGATCACATCTCACCAGCTGGAAGCATCCACAAGGACAGTCCCGCGGCAAAATACTTGATGGAACGAGGGGTGGATAGAAGAGACTTCAACTCTTACGGAAGTCGCCGTGGTAACGATGAGATTATGGCGAGAGGCACTTTCGCCAATATCCGTATTGTCAACAAACACTTGAAAGGAGAAGTTGGTCCCAAAACAGTTCACATTCCCAGTGGAGAGAAGCTTTCTGTCTTCGATGCTGCCATG AAATACAAGAACGAGGGACGTGACACAATCATTTTGGCTGGTGCTGAGTATGGAAGTGGAAGTTCTCGTGATTGGGCTGCTAAGGGTCCAATGCTTCTG GGAGTGAAAGCTGTGATCTCAAAGAGTTTTGAGAGAATCCACCGAAGCAATCTGGTGGGAATGGGAATCATACCATTGTGCTTCAAGACAGGAGAAGATGCCGAGACTCTAGGCTTAACAGGCGAGGAGCTTTACACCATTGAGCTCCCAAGCAATGTCAGTGAGATCAAACCAGGACAAGATGTAACGGTCGTCACAAACAATGGCAAATCTTTCACATGTACACTCCGATTCGACACAGAg GTGGAGTTGGCTTACTTCAATCACGGAGGTATATTGCAATACGTAATCAGGAATCTGATCAAACAGTAA